Sequence from the Nymphaea colorata isolate Beijing-Zhang1983 chromosome 9, ASM883128v2, whole genome shotgun sequence genome:
AGTATCTTCAGAATGTATTTcctctaatgaaaaaaaaaagcatgtgAAATTTTCTAGGCAACCATTCAActgcaaaagaaaatcatgaactGAGGACTAAATTTGTCTCTTGATTACCAAGCTGATTTTGCACTGAACCTTAAAGCACTAAAAAACTGTATTGTTTGATCGAGGATTTCCATTGACATCACCCCAAGTTCAGCTCCTGTTAGCCTCACAAAATTATCAGCCAGAAAAATGTGTTGCCGCCTCTTTGAACCTCAACGACCTCAACCAGATCAATACCCCAAACACTCAACCGGGAGCTCTGTCACTTTTATTGACTTGCACTAGTTCAACTAACACAAACATCCAGTTCTTTTCTGCAGGATTACAGCTCTATTTCCATAACTTTGAGATTAGTCACATCTCGAACAGTTCCCAAACAATTCAACCCATTCGCggaccaacaaaaaaaaattaactaagAATAACCAACAGAAGAAATTACagtatatatttgtttttcattcaaataAGACAACGGTGATGCTGATGATGAAGGGTAGATAAACATGCATCAGTTAAACGAGAATTTTGACCTGGCGGATCCAAGAGGTCAAGAGTTGCGGTTCCAGCGAGGGAGGGCTGACTGCTGCCCGCTTCTTGCTTCTTTCCAGAGAAGAATCGTCATCTGAATCCTCTGACAATGACCCATACGAGGCCCTCAATGCTTCCATACTTCGTCTTCTTCCCCCCTTTGTGGCGCTTCTACTTTCTGTCCTGCCAGTTGTTTGAGTTGCAAGCAAAAATGagatagcgagagagagaggtgccTTGCTCTGGCAGTCACTGGAATGACCCAAGTCCACACTCCAGGGCTCGTACTCGTCAGTTGCAGAGGATCCCTTTCTCTCCTTCATCCTTCTTCCAACTGAAGAGGCCAATGAATCGCAAAGACCAATGGGGGCAGATAACTCCCTCAATGACTCCGTTCAGCAGAGCAAGAAGCAAAGGAGTGATATTTTTCAGTAGACGAAACAAAAGAGTCCGGCGGTCGCCCTCCcgcggagatggaggagaagaaaaatggaaagggCTAGGGCAGGTCGGgcgacagaggagaaggagagaaacaggaaGAGCTAGGGCAGCTCGGGGCGGAGGCGAGggtggagatggaggagaaaggcagcGGAGACGGGGGCgagatggagaagaaggagaaggagaaggagaaaaaaaatggagtcgGGGGCTAGGGGTCGGGGTTGGGGAAGCTCGTGGTCGTTGGGGGCGGGAGAGTTCTGAAAATGGAGTTGGGGGCTCGGGGTCGGGGAA
This genomic interval carries:
- the LOC116260912 gene encoding uncharacterized protein LOC116260912; its protein translation is MKERKGSSATDEYEPWSVDLGHSSDCQSKAPLSLAISFLLATQTTGRTESRSATKGGRRRSMEALRASYGSLSEDSDDDSSLERSKKRAAVSPPSLEPQLLTSWIRQLWIGNFMAYHFCRKDMRPLKLHPELEKLLKEEFRFLDDFRAKSKAMKDCSYSAIGASKDEIDSSESSALAEAAVATSSLKLG